The DNA region GGGAAAAACGCGCTGTTGGGAGCTGCCGCCGGGGTTATAATCGGGGCGGCCGTGGGCGTGGTCACAGGCGACTCGGTGGGCGAGAGCATCGGCAAGGGCGCGGCCATTGGCGGCGCCTCGGGCGCTGCTTTGGGCGGCGCTTCCAAGCTGGACAGCAACGAGGCCAGCAACCGGATTATAGACGATCTGGAATCCAAAACCCTGGAGAACAAGGCTATTCCGGGCCAGGGGCTGGCCTACGGCTACATCTTTTTTCCGGGAGAGGCCGAATCCATCAAGACCTTACGTTTGCAGATCAACGAATACGGGGACGAGGGGAAAAGCTATAATTTAAGGTTCGCCCTGCAATAAGGCGGGCCGACCCGGAAAAACGTTTGACGCCAAGTTGCTATCAGTCGAGTATTCGCACTAACCGTGGAGAAACAAGCAACCTCATAGATTGCTTTTGCCACATTTGTGCGTCATCCCCGCAAGGGCGATCCGCTTTTCGGGATCGTCCGCAAGCGGGGACCCAGCGTCATTTTTGACTCCCCTTGGAATCGAATTACTTGTGTGAAGCGATTTGGTATTATTCGTCGTCCGCGTCTTCAGGAGGGGCGCCTTCTTCCACGGCTTCCTTGACCGCCCTGTACACGTCTTTGAAAGTCTCCGGAAACGAAGCCGGGGAAACCCGTCCGACCTCGATGAACTTGACCACGATTTCTTTGCTGACGTTCAGAATTTTTTCTTCAATAGCCATGCTAATCGCCTTGTTTTTCAGGACCGTGTTGCGGCCCTTATATTTCCAGTTCCCAACCTTCCCTGGCAACATAGGTTTGGGGAAAATCAGCCCGGGCCTTTTTTTGCATTGCGTCCAGCATTTCGTCGGTATGGTTGGGATGGTGATGAAAAAGATGGAGGGATTTCACGTTGGCCGCTCTGGCCAGCTTGATGCCCTCTTCGTACGTGCTATGTCCGTATCCCTTGAAATTGGGGTATTCCTCGGGCGTGTATGTGCTGTCGTAAATCAGAATGTCCGCGTCCTTGCACAACGGGGTCAGCTTGTGGTCCACGGAGTCGTAATGCTCCGTATCCGTCGCGTAAACCACGGATTTTCCCTTCCACGTCACCCGATAGGCGAAAGATCCTCCGGGATGATTCATCTCGGCGGTTTCTATGTCCACCTCGCCGATTCTATGGCCCACCCCTTCCTCCAGGGCCTTGAATGTGATGCGGGAGGGCATTTGGCTGAGCAGGACGGGAAAATTTTGATATTGCTGCTGGTAATGCATGGCGGTTTCCAAACCCTTGTTGATCTGGTGCGCGCCCATGATGCGGATGACGTTGCCCTGGACGTATCCCGGAGAAAAAAACGGAAAGCCCTGGATGTGGTCCCAGTGGGTGTGGCTGATGAGCAGCGTGGCGCTTCCCTTGCCGTTGCCGAAACAGGAGTCCGCCAGTTCATCGCCCAGGACGCGCAGGCCTGTGCCGGCGTCCAGGATGACCAGTTCCTCGCCGCACCAGACGGCCACGCAGGGCGTGTTTCCCCCATAGCGGATGGTGCTTTGGCCGGGCGTGGGTACGGTTCCCCTTACTCCGTAGTATTTGATTTTCATGTGTTTTGCCCTCAGGGGTCTGTATCTACCAAAGGCCCGGAAGGCGTGTCAAGCAAACTGAAGGCCAAGGACGTAAAATATTGACGCATTTTCTCCCATCAGGTATAGACCCAATACCGTGCATGGACCGGGCCTTTAAAGCCGCGGCCTTGCAATTTCTCCGGGGGCGGCCCCGGAAAGAAAAAAAGGGGCGAGCAAAATGAGCGAAAAAGTCAAGCTCAGGGCGGACGGCCCGGAAACCGTAGACGCTTCCGTGCTGGAAACCATTGATTACCAATACCAAACATCCAGGGACATCGACATCCGGATCGATCAGCCGGAATTCACCTCCGTGTGTCCCATGACCGGGCTTCCCGATTTCGGGACCATCATTATCAACTATTGCCCGGATAAAAAAATTGTAGAGCTGAAGTCTCTCAAGTACTACTTTCTCCAATACCGCAATGTGGGAATTTTTTACGAGCATGTGGTAAACCGGATTCTCGAAGACCTGGTGAAAGCCCTGGAGCCTAAAAGGCTGGAAGTGGTGGGCGACTTCACCCCGCGCGGAGGCATCAGCACCCAGGTTAGCGCCAAGTACGTCAAATAATCCAACCAGGCGGAGTGTAATGACAAAATTTGTCCGTATCTCAACCGTTCTGACCATTTTTCTGGCCCTGGCCCTTTTGGGCTCCGGGTGCTCCACCGTCAACTTTTATACGTCTTCCCCCCAGGAATTGGCCCAGGAGCTTATGGGGCCTCCCGGGAAATTGAAAAAACAGGTCATTGTGGCCCAATTTTACAATCCATCCCAGGCCCAGGATCTGGATTTGACCGCACTGGTGGGCGATCCCTTGAAAGCCCGTTTACAGGCCAAGTGCAACCGGACCTTTGTCCAGGATTCGCCCAGAGTTGAGTACCTGGTTTCGGAGCATTTCGGCCCCATCACCGGCGTGAACAGAAACCTGGCCCTCATGGCCGAAGCCAGAGCCGTAGGCGCGGGCATTGTGGTCACCGGTTCTTTGTGGAAGGTCGCCCTGGAGGAGGAGAGAAAAGGCATTTATCCCTTTCGAGAGAATGTCAAGGTCATCAGAGTCAGTCTGGACCTGTGGATGTACGACTCCCTGACCGGCTCCAAGATCGAAGACGCCAGAATTTTTTCCAGTAAGCAGTTGAAGGACGGCGAAGACTTCGAGACCGTTGAGTGGAAACAGGAGATTTTTTCCGATATCGTCAAGCAAACCGAAGATAAAATTTGCGACGCTCTCTCCGATCTGCCCTGGACCGGTTTTGTGACCAGCGTGGACGGCAAGTCCGTGACCATCGCCTCGGGTGAGGAAGTGGGCCTGCGAAAAGGCATGCTGCTCTGGATTTGCGCCAACGGCGATATCGTGGACGGCGTAAAGGGCGAGCAATTCGTCGTGCCGGGCAAGCGTCTGGCCCGAGCCAAGGTTGTGGAAGTGCATGCAGGATCCTGCCGGGCCGAACTGACCGAAGACGCCGACGTCTCCAATGCCAGTTGGGTGTCCATCCGGAATCGGCGGGACAGCATCAATC from Desulfatibacillum aliphaticivorans DSM 15576 includes:
- a CDS encoding MBL fold metallo-hydrolase; this encodes MKIKYYGVRGTVPTPGQSTIRYGGNTPCVAVWCGEELVILDAGTGLRVLGDELADSCFGNGKGSATLLISHTHWDHIQGFPFFSPGYVQGNVIRIMGAHQINKGLETAMHYQQQYQNFPVLLSQMPSRITFKALEEGVGHRIGEVDIETAEMNHPGGSFAYRVTWKGKSVVYATDTEHYDSVDHKLTPLCKDADILIYDSTYTPEEYPNFKGYGHSTYEEGIKLARAANVKSLHLFHHHPNHTDEMLDAMQKKARADFPQTYVAREGWELEI
- the queF gene encoding preQ(1) synthase — its product is MSEKVKLRADGPETVDASVLETIDYQYQTSRDIDIRIDQPEFTSVCPMTGLPDFGTIIINYCPDKKIVELKSLKYYFLQYRNVGIFYEHVVNRILEDLVKALEPKRLEVVGDFTPRGGISTQVSAKYVK